The following are from one region of the Candidatus Acidulodesulfobacterium ferriphilum genome:
- a CDS encoding nucleoside triphosphate pyrophosphohydrolase, protein MKNYENYEKYSGIQGLINIVKKLRSEEGCPWDRKQTEETLKPYVIEEAYEVVDAISSGEKIEIMEELGDLLLQVIFLSDIYEEKKEFSLDDVVNAIIKKLLRRHPHVFDASFSLKEGECLDDVILKNWERIKAEEKMEKQQNIGAPSKTKNSSVYVSESLPALHRANMIQEKAKRLGFDFDNLGDAFNKIYEELAELKNELNELNKSKDKPKDENILNKIKEEYGDIIFSIVNIGRFMDIHPCNALNKSSNKFIERFGYMEKKALLPFSELGPQKLDDLWEESKKVL, encoded by the coding sequence ATGAAAAATTATGAAAACTATGAAAAATATTCAGGGATTCAGGGACTAATAAACATAGTCAAGAAATTGCGGTCGGAAGAGGGTTGCCCATGGGATAGAAAACAGACCGAAGAGACATTAAAGCCCTATGTTATAGAAGAAGCCTACGAAGTCGTAGATGCGATAAGTTCGGGGGAAAAGATAGAGATAATGGAAGAGTTGGGCGATTTGCTACTCCAGGTCATATTTTTATCCGACATATACGAAGAAAAGAAAGAATTTTCATTAGACGATGTCGTAAATGCCATAATTAAAAAATTGCTCAGAAGGCATCCGCATGTTTTTGATGCCTCTTTTTCATTAAAAGAGGGGGAGTGTTTAGACGATGTTATTCTTAAAAATTGGGAAAGAATTAAGGCTGAAGAGAAAATGGAAAAACAACAAAACATCGGAGCCCCTTCAAAAACAAAAAACTCCTCCGTGTATGTATCCGAAAGCTTGCCCGCTCTTCACAGGGCTAATATGATACAGGAAAAGGCTAAAAGATTAGGATTTGATTTCGACAATTTAGGCGATGCCTTTAATAAGATTTATGAAGAGCTTGCCGAACTTAAAAATGAATTAAATGAATTAAATAAAAGTAAAGATAAACCGAAAGATGAAAATATTTTAAACAAGATTAAAGAGGAATACGGGGATATAATATTTTCGATTGTTAATATAGGAAGATTTATGGATATTCATCCCTGCAATGCTTTAAATAAATCATCGAATAAATTTATAGAAAGATTCGGTTATATGGAGAAGAAAGCTTTGCTTCCGTTTTCCGAACTCGGTCCTCAAAAACTTGACGACTTATGGGAAGAATCGAAAAAGGTTCTTTAG
- a CDS encoding phosphatase PAP2 family protein, with protein sequence MESNHIKIKDDYKHRDKKYTPQTLTESLNAAIEGIILATKTERNMRIHFIVALSAILLALFLRLPKIDLLLIFISVFFVLFAETVNTSIEYLSDFISKEQSPKMAAVKNLAAGAVLLSAFGAFIVGYEIFSKYLYYMIYYIVNMIRTPGSDIAIVVISLVFVAIIIIKAMFNKGTPLRGGLPSGHSAIAFSIWLMVSFLTLNPVVSLLTFVLALLIAFSRINSGIHTRLEVFVGSLIGVLITALIFKLFYF encoded by the coding sequence ATGGAAAGCAACCATATTAAAATTAAAGACGATTATAAGCATAGGGATAAAAAATATACTCCGCAAACATTGACCGAATCGTTAAATGCGGCAATAGAAGGAATAATACTTGCAACTAAGACCGAAAGGAATATGCGGATTCATTTTATAGTTGCTTTAAGCGCAATTTTGCTTGCCCTTTTTTTACGGTTGCCCAAAATCGACCTGCTCCTGATATTCATTTCCGTATTTTTTGTCTTATTTGCCGAAACCGTGAACACTTCCATAGAATATTTGTCCGACTTTATTTCTAAAGAACAGTCCCCAAAAATGGCTGCCGTAAAAAATTTGGCGGCAGGGGCGGTTCTTTTGTCGGCTTTTGGAGCTTTTATAGTAGGTTATGAAATATTTTCAAAATATCTTTATTATATGATATACTACATTGTAAATATGATAAGGACACCGGGTTCGGACATCGCAATCGTTGTTATATCGCTTGTTTTTGTCGCTATAATCATAATAAAGGCAATGTTTAATAAGGGTACGCCGCTTCGGGGCGGGCTGCCGAGCGGGCACTCCGCTATTGCTTTTTCAATATGGCTGATGGTTTCATTTTTAACATTAAACCCTGTTGTTTCGCTTCTTACATTTGTTCTGGCTTTGCTTATAGCCTTTTCCCGAATAAATAGCGGTATTCATACAAGGCTCGAGGTTTTTGTCGGCAGTTTAATAGGCGTCCTGATAACCGCTCTAATTTTTAAACTGTTTTATTTTTAA
- the ybeY gene encoding rRNA maturation RNase YbeY, with protein MKKRKPKKIVNITNLQRKQGINQRLVRYIVHSAILNLFCGSYEIDIIFCSPAYIRKLNKAYLHKDAATDVLSFEIKEYEGDIFHIGEIYIAPSVARKNYLKYKDFWEKEKWITCNNSRGINPCKINGFNKELALLIIHGILHLFGYVHDEEHILDINDETYDKEMKDMQKLLFDKI; from the coding sequence ATGAAGAAACGGAAGCCAAAGAAGATAGTAAATATAACGAATCTCCAAAGGAAGCAGGGAATAAATCAAAGGTTAGTCCGTTATATCGTTCATAGCGCTATCCTAAATCTTTTTTGCGGTTCTTACGAAATCGATATAATTTTTTGCTCCCCTGCCTATATACGGAAACTAAATAAAGCTTACCTGCATAAAGATGCCGCGACCGATGTTTTATCCTTTGAAATCAAAGAGTATGAGGGGGATATTTTTCATATAGGAGAAATTTATATAGCTCCGTCCGTTGCCCGGAAAAACTATTTAAAATACAAGGATTTTTGGGAGAAAGAAAAATGGATTACATGTAACAATAGCAGGGGCATAAATCCCTGCAAGATTAACGGATTCAACAAAGAATTAGCCCTTTTGATAATTCACGGAATTTTACATCTTTTTGGATATGTTCATGACGAAGAGCATATTTTAGATATTAACGATGAAACTTACGATAAAGAAATGAAGGATATGCAAAAACTATTATTCGATAAGATTTGA
- a CDS encoding HDIG domain-containing protein — translation MKRTKFLEFLKNNALEAGNRYYPLLALLLISSIFLTFLLYNGVEFIKNKYKAGEIAKKTIIAEKSFRYINVKATNNLLKQKIENTPDVYLFYPEVKVTLLRKIRRAFAFARSYKHAHPQNNGNLAVSGNIFASKLGIKLDKATLNEFYFLNYNKNVENYILKIVDDIYKKGVLSEPPSNDKKIEIRNVITNSSRIIGYPQIFFTLNKVKGFTYYYTRQYLSFLPSYMQNDIYKLVYRVIKPDIVYSKYLTLKKIEDIKKKTPLIYIHVDKGMLLINAGKLITKSKALELNTYESIFKLENNIPSLIGLFFVVVILLSLSYIFPYRYIRKFRLSLDFKNILFIITILITSILIIKAGIIFANALTLYFPFINRNDIYYLIPFAFGPMLIRIVLNSEVSVVYIALFSILTSIIFKNSIFFMIYTFGGSLIASYEVFDFSSWGRIVKAGVITGVLNVCIVIAFALMRLNLINIQNIYSIVFAFLSGVISSIMVIGLIPLLERIFGYTTDFKLLELSNTNHPLLKQLSIAAPGTYQHSIMVATLAESAAFAIGANPLLTRVASLYHDIGKIIKPNYYIENISNRENPHDKLAPTMSSLIIASHVKEGQELSKKYRLGTRVENIISEHHGTSMIGAFYEKASKENKDEGLSKDTFRYNGKKPQTKEAGIIMLADSVEAISRTMVNISPSRLELMVRKTVNRIYSDGQLDECELTLKDLHIIGSAFVKVLNSVFHQRIPYTGRSLEYEETEAKEDSKYNESPKEAGNKSKVSPLYRS, via the coding sequence ATGAAACGAACGAAATTTCTCGAATTTCTAAAAAATAACGCCTTAGAAGCAGGAAACCGTTATTATCCCCTTTTAGCATTACTTTTAATATCCTCAATATTTTTGACCTTTTTGCTTTACAACGGCGTGGAATTCATTAAGAACAAGTACAAAGCGGGTGAAATTGCAAAAAAGACAATAATAGCCGAGAAAAGTTTTAGGTATATTAATGTAAAGGCGACCAACAACCTGCTTAAACAAAAAATTGAAAATACCCCCGATGTTTACTTGTTTTACCCCGAAGTCAAGGTAACGCTCCTGAGAAAGATAAGGAGGGCTTTTGCCTTTGCAAGATCTTATAAACATGCTCATCCGCAAAATAATGGAAATTTAGCCGTATCAGGGAATATATTCGCTTCGAAGCTTGGCATAAAATTAGACAAAGCCACCCTCAACGAGTTTTATTTTTTAAATTATAATAAAAATGTCGAAAATTATATTTTAAAAATAGTTGACGATATTTATAAAAAAGGTGTTTTGTCAGAGCCGCCTTCGAATGATAAAAAGATAGAAATAAGAAATGTTATAACAAACAGCTCAAGGATAATAGGCTATCCCCAGATATTTTTCACACTAAACAAGGTTAAAGGTTTTACATATTATTATACGAGGCAGTATTTGAGCTTTTTGCCGTCTTATATGCAGAACGATATATATAAATTGGTTTACCGTGTTATTAAGCCTGATATTGTGTATTCTAAATATCTTACGCTAAAAAAAATCGAGGATATTAAAAAGAAAACCCCGCTTATCTATATACATGTGGATAAAGGTATGCTTCTGATTAATGCGGGCAAGCTTATCACTAAATCCAAGGCTCTCGAGTTAAATACCTACGAATCGATATTTAAATTAGAAAACAATATTCCCTCCCTGATCGGCCTATTTTTTGTTGTCGTAATTCTTTTGTCTCTTTCCTATATTTTTCCTTATAGATATATCAGGAAGTTCAGATTATCGCTTGATTTCAAGAATATTCTTTTTATCATTACGATTTTAATAACATCTATTTTGATAATTAAAGCGGGGATTATTTTCGCGAATGCCCTGACTTTATATTTTCCGTTTATTAATCGTAACGATATTTATTATTTAATACCCTTTGCCTTCGGTCCCATGCTGATTAGAATAGTGTTGAATTCGGAGGTTTCGGTTGTTTATATAGCCCTTTTTTCGATTTTAACATCGATAATTTTCAAAAACTCCATCTTTTTTATGATTTACACATTTGGCGGGAGCTTAATCGCATCCTATGAGGTTTTTGACTTTTCTTCATGGGGCAGAATAGTGAAAGCGGGGGTTATAACCGGCGTTTTAAATGTCTGCATAGTTATCGCATTCGCTTTAATGAGGCTTAACCTGATCAATATCCAGAACATTTACAGCATTGTCTTTGCGTTTTTATCGGGCGTTATTTCATCCATAATGGTAATCGGGCTGATACCTTTACTTGAAAGGATTTTTGGATATACGACGGATTTTAAACTGCTTGAGCTTTCAAATACCAATCACCCTTTGTTAAAACAATTATCCATTGCGGCTCCCGGCACCTATCAGCATTCGATAATGGTTGCCACACTGGCGGAATCAGCCGCATTTGCCATCGGCGCAAACCCCTTGCTGACAAGAGTCGCGAGCCTGTATCACGACATAGGAAAGATCATAAAACCAAATTATTATATCGAAAATATATCTAATCGAGAAAACCCGCACGATAAACTTGCCCCGACGATGAGCAGTTTGATAATAGCCTCCCATGTTAAAGAGGGGCAGGAGCTTTCAAAAAAATATAGATTGGGAACCAGGGTCGAAAATATAATTAGCGAACATCATGGAACATCCATGATTGGAGCATTTTACGAGAAGGCTTCTAAGGAGAATAAAGACGAGGGTCTTTCCAAAGACACATTCAGATACAACGGGAAAAAGCCCCAAACCAAGGAAGCCGGTATAATAATGTTAGCCGATTCCGTCGAGGCTATTTCAAGGACAATGGTTAATATTTCTCCATCCCGGTTAGAATTAATGGTTAGAAAGACGGTGAATAGAATTTATAGCGACGGACAACTCGATGAGTGCGAGTTGACATTAAAAGACCTGCATATTATAGGGTCGGCATTCGTTAAAGTGTTGAACAGCGTTTTTCACCAAAGAATTCCTTATACGGGCAGGTCACTAGAATATGAAGAAACGGAAGCCAAAGAAGATAGTAAATATAACGAATCTCCAAAGGAAGCAGGGAATAAATCAAAGGTTAGTCCGTTATATCGTTCATAG
- a CDS encoding PhoH family protein, giving the protein MVKECEPKENVSARIEKIELEDIDLFNKFSSPSSHILDIIGAEFAVDISVRGNVLLVKGSKENVRICGEFIYDLIDLYKTNKVVTDNDLIRLAKMKTESPGQNIGANFYNSVLITPRKKIVAPRTINQKKYVDAIYKNDIVIGVGPAGTGKTYLAMACAVSLFQKKLFDRIILTRPAVEAGEKLGFLPGDISQKINPYLRPLYDALYEMLEFDKVMKLIETDVIEVAPIAFMRGRTLNNSFIILDEAQNATNEQMKMMLTRIGSGSKIVVNGDITQTDLPLDKESGLLTASKILNNTSGIEVVHFNGTDVLRHKLVQNIIKAYETNEISRISKK; this is encoded by the coding sequence ATGGTAAAGGAGTGCGAGCCGAAAGAAAATGTTTCCGCCCGTATTGAAAAGATCGAGTTGGAAGACATTGACCTTTTCAATAAGTTTTCCAGCCCATCCTCGCATATCTTAGATATTATCGGGGCTGAATTTGCCGTCGATATATCGGTCAGGGGCAATGTTTTGTTGGTTAAGGGCAGTAAGGAAAATGTGAGAATTTGCGGCGAATTTATATATGACCTCATAGATTTATATAAAACAAATAAAGTTGTTACGGATAACGATTTAATAAGACTGGCAAAGATGAAAACTGAAAGCCCCGGTCAAAATATCGGCGCCAATTTTTATAATTCCGTCTTAATAACCCCGAGAAAAAAGATTGTAGCTCCCCGAACGATAAATCAAAAAAAATATGTGGACGCCATTTATAAAAACGATATAGTTATCGGGGTCGGGCCTGCAGGGACTGGAAAAACTTATCTTGCTATGGCTTGTGCAGTGTCGTTATTTCAAAAAAAGCTGTTTGACAGAATAATATTAACGCGCCCCGCCGTAGAAGCCGGTGAAAAATTGGGGTTTTTACCCGGAGACATTTCACAAAAAATCAATCCTTACTTAAGACCTTTATATGACGCTCTATACGAGATGCTCGAGTTTGATAAAGTAATGAAACTTATCGAAACGGATGTTATAGAGGTTGCGCCGATCGCGTTTATGAGGGGCAGAACCCTCAATAACTCTTTTATAATATTGGATGAAGCGCAAAATGCCACAAACGAACAGATGAAGATGATGCTTACAAGAATCGGTTCAGGTTCAAAAATTGTCGTAAACGGCGATATAACGCAAACCGATCTTCCTTTAGATAAAGAATCAGGTCTCTTAACCGCAAGCAAGATTTTAAACAATACCTCAGGGATCGAAGTAGTACATTTTAACGGGACTGATGTGCTAAGGCATAAACTTGTTCAAAATATAATAAAAGCCTATGAAACGAACGAAATTTCTCGAATTTCTAAAAAATAA
- a CDS encoding radical SAM protein: MFQVNIDGEKREKIIILFRIRKGLYGKWTKKLLTSLSVMNKQNNLDLRSPLLLVIEITDRCNLNCKYCYDRFGYNKRENCDISLEDFSLIVEEANEIGIFDINLSGGEPFIHKDILKFIEIIKSAKLGISIVSNGTFIGKEIAKSLFELEIIPFIQISFDGHTPDIHNKTRQLYNETYRGFMNLVEEAGNKELSPSIGIVINKYNFLDISEAIDFFSKFTSRFHLMNVMGHPEIELSAIERDIFSAEIIPQIKDIAISKSIAVSNFNDKNPTITNFQARDSHIDCLAGFTTLVLSPNKEVFPCDIARYSLSEWNGKGSLLKIFNNSKKLWRNMTKPWCLSDLCAYSSDCDEHLLF, translated from the coding sequence ATGTTTCAAGTCAATATAGATGGAGAAAAGAGGGAGAAAATAATTATACTGTTCAGGATAAGGAAGGGATTATATGGAAAATGGACGAAGAAGCTTTTAACGAGTTTATCAGTCATGAACAAACAAAATAATTTAGATTTGCGATCTCCGTTGCTTTTGGTTATTGAAATAACCGATAGGTGCAATTTAAATTGTAAGTACTGTTATGATAGATTTGGCTATAATAAAAGAGAAAATTGCGATATTAGCCTTGAAGATTTCTCGTTAATTGTCGAGGAAGCCAACGAGATTGGAATATTTGATATAAATTTAAGCGGCGGAGAACCGTTTATTCATAAAGATATATTGAAATTTATTGAAATAATCAAATCAGCTAAACTTGGAATATCAATAGTTTCAAATGGCACATTTATCGGCAAAGAAATTGCAAAATCGTTATTTGAACTTGAAATAATACCTTTTATTCAAATCAGTTTTGACGGTCATACGCCGGATATCCATAATAAAACCAGACAATTATATAATGAAACTTATAGAGGTTTTATGAATTTAGTTGAAGAAGCTGGCAATAAAGAATTATCCCCTTCTATAGGAATAGTTATAAATAAATATAATTTTTTAGACATTTCTGAGGCTATAGATTTTTTTAGTAAATTTACCAGCCGATTTCATTTAATGAATGTTATGGGTCATCCAGAAATAGAACTGAGTGCTATCGAAAGAGATATATTTTCCGCTGAAATCATTCCGCAAATAAAAGATATTGCAATATCTAAATCTATAGCTGTTTCAAATTTTAATGATAAAAACCCAACAATTACAAATTTTCAAGCAAGAGATTCACATATTGATTGCCTTGCCGGTTTCACTACGTTAGTTTTATCCCCCAATAAAGAAGTGTTCCCTTGCGATATTGCAAGATATAGCCTTTCAGAATGGAATGGAAAGGGCTCACTCTTAAAGATTTTTAATAATAGCAAAAAATTATGGAGAAACATGACAAAACCATGGTGTCTATCCGATTTATGTGCATATTCTTCAGACTGTGATGAACATTTGCTTTTTTGA
- a CDS encoding tetratricopeptide repeat protein, whose amino-acid sequence MNKSQLIIKTNYYIGIILFYLRFYKKAKESFSKVLRINDKNAEAYNFRGMTFAALGHYHKAINDYIKATELNPDYININFQIKSRYYPFLKEKYIKTIKDYIIELKLTNTGEFPNYPRCAYMRRGRIYYELKKYEEAISDFTEVIKLDLESKHDDAEVYNFRGMSYGSLKEYDKAIDDFTKAIEINKEYTDAYNNRGSTFRDLKKFQKAFDDFTEAIKLNDRNSKTYNNRGLTYFDYSEQQKGNDRKYEDTINNAIDDFTEAIKLDDKNAEAYNNRGLAYFYLRNLKNNEEYGNIINKAIDDFTEAIEIKKEFADAYNYRGAAFASLGPDNPDNYNKAISDFTKAIELDNKNAEFFNNRGLSYLDSGEKNKEAISDFSEAIRINSKNAEYYKNRGTTYYNLRKYRKAVHDHTKAIKTNSNNNEFYSFRASVYFRMGKYQKAIKDLKIVITKEKDAKELSYAYADRGINHFNLNDYSATIKDCTKAIKLFQECDNAYFLRGRSYLFLRKYKEAIEDFTNTIKIDPKSIKAYNYRALANYDNIQKAKNDWEEAIKIEINQDDYQKYDYYDEIYIDKGRAYLNLESYPEAINFFTEAIRINDKNTEAYRLRGLANYELELYKESINDFTKVVNARPKKNMDKNITAEAFNYRIKAYNYLSYCKIIRAHLCNLRHPILYSNVIIENIISNISFIESLMMLLGIAFLIIGIFIDLLNLIPEFKSFFGIIIGLGLGLIIDAIIAKYEIKSNEENVNKVILGEPSLLEKKY is encoded by the coding sequence ATGAACAAATCGCAATTAATAATAAAAACAAATTATTATATTGGCATTATTCTTTTTTATTTAAGATTTTATAAAAAAGCTAAAGAAAGTTTTTCGAAAGTTTTAAGAATAAACGATAAAAATGCGGAAGCATACAATTTTAGAGGTATGACTTTTGCTGCTTTAGGGCATTACCATAAAGCTATCAATGATTACATAAAAGCTACAGAACTTAACCCTGATTATATTAATATTAATTTTCAAATAAAAAGCCGTTATTATCCTTTCTTAAAAGAAAAATATATTAAAACCATTAAAGATTATATAATTGAACTAAAATTGACTAATACAGGAGAGTTTCCTAATTATCCAAGATGTGCTTATATGCGAAGAGGACGAATTTATTACGAACTAAAAAAATATGAGGAGGCCATTAGCGATTTCACAGAAGTTATAAAATTAGATTTAGAATCAAAACATGATGACGCAGAGGTTTATAATTTTAGAGGAATGTCCTATGGCTCTTTAAAAGAATATGATAAAGCCATTGACGACTTTACAAAAGCCATAGAAATAAATAAAGAATATACTGATGCGTATAATAATAGAGGTTCAACTTTTCGAGATTTAAAAAAATTTCAGAAGGCTTTCGACGATTTCACAGAAGCTATAAAATTAAATGATAGAAATTCCAAAACCTACAATAACAGGGGACTAACATATTTTGATTATAGCGAACAACAAAAAGGTAATGATAGAAAATATGAAGATACTATAAATAATGCTATTGACGATTTTACAGAGGCTATAAAATTAGATGACAAAAATGCAGAAGCTTACAATAACAGGGGATTAGCTTATTTTTATTTGCGCAATTTAAAAAATAATGAAGAATATGGAAATATTATTAATAAAGCCATTGACGATTTTACAGAGGCTATAGAGATTAAAAAAGAGTTTGCAGATGCTTATAATTATCGTGGCGCAGCTTTTGCTTCTTTAGGTCCCGATAATCCCGACAATTATAACAAGGCTATCTCCGATTTTACAAAGGCTATAGAACTAGACAATAAAAATGCTGAATTCTTTAATAATAGGGGGTTATCATATCTTGATTCAGGCGAAAAAAACAAAGAGGCTATAAGTGATTTTTCTGAAGCAATAAGAATTAATTCTAAGAATGCTGAGTACTATAAAAATAGAGGAACGACCTATTATAATTTACGCAAATATCGAAAAGCCGTACATGACCACACAAAAGCAATAAAAACAAATTCAAATAATAATGAGTTTTACTCATTTAGAGCCTCTGTTTATTTTAGAATGGGTAAATATCAAAAAGCTATTAAAGATCTCAAAATAGTAATAACAAAAGAAAAAGATGCAAAAGAATTAAGCTATGCTTATGCCGACAGAGGAATAAATCATTTTAATTTAAATGATTATAGTGCAACCATTAAGGATTGCACAAAAGCTATAAAATTATTTCAAGAATGTGATAATGCTTACTTCCTTAGAGGAAGATCTTACCTTTTTTTAAGAAAATACAAAGAGGCTATCGAAGATTTTACAAACACAATTAAAATAGATCCAAAATCTATAAAGGCCTATAATTACAGAGCATTGGCTAACTACGATAACATCCAAAAAGCTAAGAATGATTGGGAAGAAGCCATAAAAATAGAAATAAATCAGGATGATTATCAAAAATACGATTATTATGACGAGATTTATATTGACAAAGGGAGAGCCTACCTTAATTTGGAAAGCTACCCTGAAGCTATCAATTTTTTTACCGAAGCTATTAGAATAAATGATAAAAATACTGAAGCTTACAGGCTTAGGGGATTGGCAAATTATGAGTTGGAGCTATATAAAGAGTCTATCAATGATTTCACAAAAGTTGTAAATGCAAGACCTAAAAAAAATATGGATAAAAACATTACAGCCGAGGCTTTTAACTATAGAATTAAGGCTTATAATTATCTTTCCTATTGTAAAATAATACGCGCACATTTGTGTAATCTTCGTCATCCAATTTTATATTCAAATGTAATTATAGAAAATATAATATCAAATATATCTTTTATTGAATCTTTAATGATGTTGCTTGGAATTGCTTTTTTGATAATTGGTATTTTTATTGATTTGCTTAATTTAATCCCTGAATTTAAATCATTTTTTGGAATAATTATAGGATTGGGATTGGGTTTAATAATAGATGCTATAATTGCAAAATATGAAATTAAATCAAATGAGGAAAATGTTAATAAGGTAATTCTTGGTGAACCATCTCTCCTTGAAAAGAAATATTGA
- a CDS encoding MvaI/BcnI restriction endonuclease family protein, with amino-acid sequence MKKPVIYTKQTLIDKLKEIYAIGWIPNARKGNHGGIGNTLEDLLGIKENNLPIPNAAEWELKSQRINSTSLTTLFHTEPSPRAIRFVPQVFLQRYGWPHKEAGKHYPENEMSFRQTIHGLSRSDRGFMVVIDRKERKVLISFDAKAVDIRHADWLKTVKENIGLGELDPQPYWGFDDLEHKAGTKLLNCFYVQAEVKKEKAKEFYKYSKVMMLQKFNFAGFLKAIEDGKILVDFDARTGHNHGTKFRMRQNALPLLYGKANVII; translated from the coding sequence ATGAAAAAACCTGTAATATATACAAAACAAACTTTAATAGATAAATTAAAAGAAATTTATGCAATAGGCTGGATTCCAAACGCCCGCAAAGGAAACCACGGCGGAATCGGGAATACCTTGGAAGACTTGCTTGGTATTAAAGAGAATAATTTACCGATTCCAAATGCAGCCGAGTGGGAACTTAAATCGCAACGCATTAACTCCACGTCTCTTACCACCTTATTCCATACGGAGCCTTCCCCAAGAGCTATTCGTTTCGTACCGCAAGTCTTTTTGCAAAGATACGGCTGGCCGCATAAAGAGGCAGGCAAACATTATCCTGAAAACGAAATGAGTTTCAGGCAGACTATCCATGGATTATCAAGGAGCGATAGGGGCTTCATGGTCGTTATAGACAGGAAGGAAAGAAAGGTTTTAATTTCCTTCGATGCCAAAGCCGTTGATATAAGGCATGCCGATTGGCTTAAGACGGTTAAGGAGAATATAGGGCTTGGGGAATTAGATCCGCAACCATATTGGGGTTTTGATGATTTAGAACATAAAGCGGGAACAAAACTTTTAAATTGTTTTTATGTTCAGGCGGAAGTTAAAAAGGAGAAAGCTAAAGAGTTTTATAAATATTCAAAAGTTATGATGTTGCAGAAGTTTAATTTCGCGGGCTTTTTAAAAGCAATCGAAGACGGAAAAATATTGGTAGATTTCGATGCCCGCACCGGACACAATCATGGAACGAAATTTAGGATGAGGCAGAACGCGCTTCCTTTGCTTTATGGAAAAGCTAACGTGATTATATAG
- a CDS encoding site-specific DNA-methyltransferase: MKLSSAELRFPEDFTNQIVCGDAVNIMKQIPGGSVDLVITSPPYNLKNSTGNGMKDGRGGKWANAALQKGYSHHNDCMPHDKYVKWQRDCLKEMFRIIPDSGAIFYNHKWRVQAGILQDRQDIVSGFPVRQIIIWKRKGGLNFNPGYFLPTYEVIYLIAKPKFKLIEKANRYGDVWEFTQEMKNDHPAAFPISLIDRIISSTDAKIVLDPFMGSGTTAISAINFNRDYIGIEISPEYCGMAEERIKKHLSQGKLFSMV, translated from the coding sequence ATGAAATTAAGTTCTGCTGAACTTCGTTTTCCTGAAGACTTTACAAATCAAATAGTTTGCGGAGATGCCGTAAATATTATGAAGCAAATCCCCGGCGGTTCCGTTGATTTAGTTATTACCTCGCCGCCGTATAATTTAAAAAATTCTACCGGAAACGGCATGAAAGACGGCCGCGGCGGGAAATGGGCAAATGCCGCCCTTCAGAAAGGCTATTCCCACCACAATGATTGTATGCCTCATGATAAATATGTAAAATGGCAAAGGGATTGCCTTAAAGAAATGTTCAGGATAATTCCAGATTCGGGGGCTATTTTCTACAACCATAAATGGCGCGTTCAAGCCGGAATCCTGCAGGATAGGCAGGACATAGTTTCGGGTTTTCCCGTAAGACAAATTATTATATGGAAAAGAAAAGGGGGGCTGAATTTTAACCCCGGCTATTTTTTACCTACCTACGAAGTTATCTACCTTATTGCAAAACCAAAATTCAAACTTATAGAAAAAGCCAATAGATACGGCGATGTGTGGGAATTTACGCAAGAGATGAAAAACGACCACCCCGCCGCATTTCCCATCAGTCTTATTGACAGGATTATATCCTCGACCGATGCCAAAATTGTTTTAGACCCGTTTATGGGTTCCGGAACGACCGCTATTTCAGCGATTAATTTTAACAGGGATTATATAGGAATTGAAATATCCCCTGAATATTGCGGCATGGCGGAAGAACGGATTAAAAAACATTTATCCCAAGGCAAGCTCTTTTCTATGGTATGA